From the Amycolatopsis thermoflava N1165 genome, one window contains:
- a CDS encoding cytochrome P450, translating into MATPLIPAGFDFTDPDLIAARLPLEEFAELRKTAPVWWNAQPHNRAGFRDDGFWVVTRHEDVKTVSKDSELYSSQEKLAIIRFDENMTDEGLDANRLVLLNMDAPQHTKLRRIVSKGFTPRSIARLEDTLRDRAARIVHEAKKKGSGDFVEDVACELPLQAIAELIGIPQEDRRKIFDWSNQMIGYDDPEYDVEPIAASAELVGYAWNMAEERRKCPMDDIVTKLVQADVDGESLSSEEFGFFVILLSVAGNETTRNAITHGMKAMLDHPDQWELYREQRPKTAPDEIVRWATPVIAFQRTATADTELGGQHIRKGDRVGMFYSSANFDPEVFDEPEKFDVLRDPNPHVGFGGTGSHYCIGANLARLEIDLIFNAIADEMPGIREIAPPERLRSGWLNGIKHYRVAYE; encoded by the coding sequence GTGGCCACGCCCCTGATCCCCGCCGGCTTCGATTTCACCGACCCCGACCTGATCGCGGCAAGGCTTCCGCTGGAGGAGTTCGCCGAGCTCCGCAAGACCGCGCCGGTCTGGTGGAACGCGCAGCCGCACAACCGCGCGGGCTTCCGCGACGACGGGTTCTGGGTCGTCACCCGGCACGAAGACGTCAAGACCGTGTCGAAGGACAGCGAGCTGTACTCCTCGCAGGAGAAGCTCGCGATCATCCGGTTCGACGAGAACATGACCGACGAGGGTCTCGACGCGAACCGCCTCGTCCTGCTCAACATGGACGCGCCACAGCACACCAAGCTGCGCCGCATCGTGTCGAAGGGCTTCACGCCCCGCTCGATCGCCCGGCTGGAGGACACGCTCCGCGACCGCGCCGCGCGCATCGTGCACGAGGCGAAGAAGAAGGGCTCCGGCGACTTCGTCGAGGACGTCGCGTGCGAACTCCCGCTGCAGGCCATCGCCGAGCTGATCGGCATCCCGCAGGAGGACCGCCGCAAGATCTTCGACTGGTCCAACCAGATGATCGGCTACGACGACCCGGAGTACGACGTCGAACCGATCGCCGCCTCCGCCGAACTCGTCGGCTACGCGTGGAACATGGCCGAGGAGCGCCGGAAGTGCCCGATGGACGACATCGTCACCAAGCTCGTCCAGGCCGATGTGGACGGTGAGTCGCTCAGCTCGGAGGAGTTCGGCTTCTTCGTCATCCTGCTGTCCGTGGCGGGCAACGAGACCACCCGCAACGCCATCACCCACGGCATGAAGGCCATGCTCGACCACCCCGACCAGTGGGAGCTCTACCGCGAGCAGCGGCCGAAGACCGCGCCGGACGAGATCGTCCGCTGGGCCACGCCGGTGATCGCCTTCCAGCGCACCGCGACCGCCGACACCGAGCTGGGCGGCCAGCACATCCGCAAGGGCGACCGGGTCGGCATGTTCTACAGCTCGGCCAACTTCGACCCCGAGGTGTTCGACGAGCCCGAGAAGTTCGACGTGCTGCGGGATCCGAACCCGCACGTCGGCTTCGGCGGCACCGGCTCGCACTACTGCATCGGGGCGAATCTCGCGCGCCTGGAGATCGACCTGATCTTCAACGCCATCGCCGACGAAATGCCTGGTATCCGCGAGATCGCGCCGCCGGAGCGGCTGCGTTCGGGCTGGCTCAACGGCATCAAGCACTACCGGGTCGCCTACGAATAG